In Gemmatimonadota bacterium, the DNA window TACAACTGGTTCCGTTTTTCACGGTAACCATCCCGATAGGGCGTCAGGCGATCTCCGAGCTCGGTCCGCATCTGCCTGACCTGCTCCACCTGGGCTTCGGTGAGGCCGAGTCTTTCGGTGATGGACATCCTTGCCTCGCGCCGGTCCTCCCTGCTGCGGCGCTCGTCGTCACCCCAGCGGTGGTATGCGCGCGTCGCCAGCGAAGCCAGGTTGATGACCGTCAGCAGGACCACGCCCCATATGATCAGCTTCTTCTTCATCTGCCCGAATCTATCCTCAATCGTCCGCGGTTTCGACCCAGTCCAACAGCAGGAATTCCTGTTCCACCGGCTCGGACGAGATTTCCTGCAGGTCATTGGCGAAGGAGTAAGCCAC includes these proteins:
- a CDS encoding Spy/CpxP family protein refolding chaperone; translated protein: MKKKLIIWGVVLLTVINLASLATRAYHRWGDDERRSREDRREARMSITERLGLTEAQVEQVRQMRTELGDRLTPYRDGYREKRNQLYDLLMAPDADRGEVDRVKAQMDSLQAEREAIVFDYIVAHKEVLTPEQQTEFFTMIKERFRSGYRRR